The DNA window GGCCGTGCTGTTCCGCACCAACGAACAGCCCCGCCCTTTTGAAACTGAAATGCGCCGCGTCAAAATCCCGTACGTGGTCGTCGGGGGCATGTCGTTCTTTGACCGGAAAGAAGTTCGCGATATCCTGGCCTATCTGCGGCTGCTCGTCATGCAGCAGGATGAAGTGTCGCTGCTCCGCATTATGAACACGCCCGCCCGCGGCATCGGCCAGGGGTCGGTCGAAAACCTGATGAAGACCGCCGTCTCCCAGGCCAAAACCATCTGGGAAATCATCAGCAACCCCGGCCTGAAGCCCCAGCTACCCGCCGCCGCCGACAAGGGGGTGAACGATCTGGTCGGACTGATCCGCCATTTCGGCAAGCTCGCAGAAACCAGCAGCCTGGTCGACACCGCCCGCGGCCTCATCGCCAAAATCCGCTACGAAGACGAAATCCGCCGACGCCACCCGGAACCGAACGACCAGGAATCGCGCATCGCCGCCGTCGAAGAAGTCGTCAACGCCATTGGCGCCTATGAGAGCCGTTCCAAAAAACCGACGCTCGCCGGCTTCCTGGAAGAAACGGCCCTCGGCGGCCGTGAGTTCGATAACGAAAAAGACAAACAGCTCCGCCGCAACGCCGTGGTCCTGATGACGCTGCACGCCGCCAAGGGACTAGAATTCCCCCATGTTTATATGGTCGGTATGGAAGAAGGCATCCTGCCCCATCATCGGGCCGTCAAGCTGGAGATGGAGTCCGACGCCATCGATGAAGAACGCCGCCTGTGCTACGTCGGCGTCACCAGGGCGCAGGATCGTCTCACCCTGTCGATGGCCCGCACCCGGATGAAATGGGGCAAACCTCGGGAGACAACCCCCAGCCGGTTCCTGTACGAAATCATCGGCAAGGCCGACAACGCCCATCGCATCGCCGCCCGCTCCAGCGGTTCCCGCCCGACCGGCCGCGGCGCCGCCCGCAAAAGACCGCCCGGTTAGCCCAGTCTTCCTGGTTTCTTCTCGTGGGGAAACAGAGACGGCCAGGCAGGCTGAAACTACTGTACGCATCCTTTTCCAGACCGCCGGGAATTCCGGTGAATTCCCATCAGACATGGTTGATTTGATAAGCCCTCATGCCTTAGAATGACGATGGATCATCCATCAGGCTGTCGCCAAAGGCTGCCTGCTTGCCATTACATTCTGCCAGGAGGAATTCGTCATGCTCAGCATTCTTGGGAAAAAAACAACCGGCTTTTGCGACGGCGTGTCGCGGCGCGGGTTCTTGAAGCTGGGAGCGATGACCATCGGCGGCTTTACGCTCGCCGATCTGATTAAGGCGGAGGCCTCCGCTGGCACAGGTTCCTCCCACAAGGCCGTGATCAACATCCACCTGACAGGCGGTCCCAGCCATCAGGATATGTTCGATCTCAAGCCGAACGCCCCGGTCGAATTCCGCGGCGAGTTCAACCCGGTGGCAACCAACGTCCCCGGCATGCAAATCTGCGAACACTTCCCGATGCTGGCCCAGATGGCGGACAAGTTCGCCGTGGTCCGCTCGCTGATCGGTTCCGCCGGGCAGCACTCCAACTTCCAGACGCACAGCGGCTACGACTCGCGTGATCTGGCCAGCGTGGGCGGTCACCCGTCGCTGGGCAGCGTGGTCTCGCGGATGCAGGGCTCCCACCATGGCGCCCCGCCGTTTATCTCCTACAACGGCGGCGAGCCCGGCTTCCTGGGCCCGATCCACAAACCGTACAAACCGTCCGGCGGCGATCTCAGCATGAACCGCAGCCTGACGGAATCCCGCCTGGGCGATCGCACCAACCTGCTGACTTCGCTCGATCGCATCCGTCGCGACGCCGACGCTTCCGGCCAGATGAGCGCCCTCGACGCCCATACCCGGCAAGCGGTCGAGTTGATCGTTTCCGGCCGTGTCGGCGACGCGCTTGACCTGAACAAGGAAGACGCGAAGCTGGTGGAACGCTATGGCAAAGACGGCAAGAACTTCCTCACCGCCCGGCGCCTGATTGAAGCCGGCGTGCGCGTTGTCTCCTTGAACTGGGGCAGCTGGGATTCGCACCAGGGCAACTTCACCCGCTTGAAAACGCAGTTGCCCAAGCTGGACGTCGCCATGAGCGCCCTGATCCAGGACCTGCACGATCGCGGCATGGACCAGGATGTGACGGTCGTCATGTGGGGCGAATTCGGCCGCACGCCCCGCATCAACAAGACCGCGGGCCGCGACCACTGGCGTAAAGTGATGATGGCCTTCCTCGCCGGCGGCGGCATGCAGACTGGCCAGATGATCGGCACCACTTCCGACGATGCGGGCGAAGCCAAAGATCGCCCCATCCACGTGCACGAGGTGTTCTCCACCATCTACCGGAACCTGGGCATCGACACCGCCAGCACTACGCTGGCCGATACCAATGGTCGCCCCCAGTACCTCACCGATATTCGCCAGCCGATCAGCGAACTGGTTTAATTCGCCGGTAACGGCAAGCGTCAATTTAATTCGCCGGTAACGGCAAGCGTCAATTTAATTCGCCGGTAACGGCAAGCGTCAAAACCACCAAGGGGATGCGGTTCCAGCAACTGCATCCCCTTTTTTCGTCGCTACGCCGAATGCCGTTTTCCCCCAAAACCGCCCTGGCGCCGCTGCTCTTTCCCGGCGATTTCGAGTATCGTACAGCAGGTTGCCCCACACGGGAGGGCCGCTTTCGGATCGCCGAACTGACGTCGGAGAGGGAATGAACAATCATATCGAGCAAGTACTGGTATTACCGGCGGCGCGGCTGCAGGAGCTAGGTTACTTTCAGGGTTTCTCCTCGGACATCGACCGCTATCTGGCGGAACTGCTGGACCCGGCCCACACCAGCTATCGGCCCCGGCCGGAAATGGAGCTGGACCCCAGCTTCAAGCAGCTGATTCCCTACGTGCTGTTCCGCTGGACCGACGATCAGGGGAAGGTCTCGCTGTTCCAGTACACCCGTGGCTCCGGCCAGGGGGAAGCCCGCCTGCATCAGAAGCGGAGCGTCGGCGTCGGCGGCCATATCTCCTCGGTCGATGGCGAGTGCGACGACCCGTACCTGGAAGGGATGCGACGAGAGCTGGCGGAAGAGGTCGAGATCCGCACGCCGTACATCGAAGAGTGCGTCGGCCTGATCAACGACGACGAAACCGACGTCGGCAAGGTCCACCTGGGCGTGGTCCACATTCTCGACGTCGCCAGCCCGGCCGTCGTCTCCCGCGAAGAAGATCTCGCGAGCGCCGGCTTCCAGGCCCTGCCCCAGCTGCTCAAAGAGATCGACCAGTTCGAAACCTGGTCACAGATCGTGCTGAAAGCGCTGTTCACCTAGTGGTGCGTCAAACCAAAAAATCAGGTTTCTCTCAATCAGCCGCCGGGCGCTAGCCCACGGTTTTTTTGGCAGCACAGCAGCACGGCCCAAATCGCTCACTCTAAGATTGAAGATTGACGCAGCACTAGAAGAACGCCAGTCGCTTAAGCGGTTTCGACGTGTGGTATCAAATCGCAATTTCTTCGCTTTACCGCGCGCCAGCAGCAGCCTGCGACCGTTCCTGGCTCTTCTCCTGCTGACGTATCAACAGAAAATGAAAGTAGTTACAGCGATTTGCGTACGACCGCGCAGCATCGTCTCCCGCGGCTCGCCGGCTGGAGATCGCCCCCGCCGGAATTTGAGATGCGTCGCAATCGTGTAAAGAAAGGTACGAGCATGGCCTTCTAGTTCAACCGAATTCCTCTTGCCTTCGCTCGTAAACATTCGGCCCAAATACACGAGCGACGATTATCCGTCCTTCGGCTTCTTCGCCACATCAAGACTCCGCCAGCAGTACCACGTGGCGATGGTGGCGAAAGGACGCCAGGGGGCGGCGATCTCCAGGCTGGTCTGCTTGCTGGGCAGGTCGTTCAGCTGATAGGAATCGCGGATCGCGGAGCGGATGCCCAGGTCGTCGTGCGGGAAGACGTCGAGTCGACCGAGTGCGAAGATCAGGAACATCTGGGCCGTCCAGCGTCCGATCCCTTTCACTTGCGTTAACTGGGCGATGATCGCTTCATCGTCCAACCGGGCGATGCTGCGGAGCTTGACCGTGCCGTCTTCTGTTTTCTCGGCCAGGTCCAGCAGGTAGCTGGCCTTTTGCGCGGACAGGCCGAGCGCACGTAGCTGTTCCAGATCGCAGGCCAGCAACCCGGCCGCCGTGATCTTTTGCGGCGCCAGGTGCTGCTCCACCCGGGTGCGGATCGACCGGGCGGCAGCGGTGGAAATCTGCTGCGAAATGATCGACCGGACCAGCATGCCAAAGCGGTTCGGCTCCAGCTTGAGCGCAAACGGCCCGACCGCGTCCATCATGGCCGCCATGACCGGATCGCCCGACCGCAAATGCTGCTGGGCCGTCTC is part of the Lignipirellula cremea genome and encodes:
- a CDS encoding DNA-3-methyladenine glycosylase family protein; this translates as MTWKNLPLETAQQHLRSGDPVMAAMMDAVGPFALKLEPNRFGMLVRSIISQQISTAAARSIRTRVEQHLAPQKITAAGLLACDLEQLRALGLSAQKASYLLDLAEKTEDGTVKLRSIARLDDEAIIAQLTQVKGIGRWTAQMFLIFALGRLDVFPHDDLGIRSAIRDSYQLNDLPSKQTSLEIAAPWRPFATIATWYCWRSLDVAKKPKDG
- a CDS encoding phosphoesterase; its protein translation is MNNHIEQVLVLPAARLQELGYFQGFSSDIDRYLAELLDPAHTSYRPRPEMELDPSFKQLIPYVLFRWTDDQGKVSLFQYTRGSGQGEARLHQKRSVGVGGHISSVDGECDDPYLEGMRRELAEEVEIRTPYIEECVGLINDDETDVGKVHLGVVHILDVASPAVVSREEDLASAGFQALPQLLKEIDQFETWSQIVLKALFT
- a CDS encoding DUF1501 domain-containing protein, with protein sequence MLSILGKKTTGFCDGVSRRGFLKLGAMTIGGFTLADLIKAEASAGTGSSHKAVINIHLTGGPSHQDMFDLKPNAPVEFRGEFNPVATNVPGMQICEHFPMLAQMADKFAVVRSLIGSAGQHSNFQTHSGYDSRDLASVGGHPSLGSVVSRMQGSHHGAPPFISYNGGEPGFLGPIHKPYKPSGGDLSMNRSLTESRLGDRTNLLTSLDRIRRDADASGQMSALDAHTRQAVELIVSGRVGDALDLNKEDAKLVERYGKDGKNFLTARRLIEAGVRVVSLNWGSWDSHQGNFTRLKTQLPKLDVAMSALIQDLHDRGMDQDVTVVMWGEFGRTPRINKTAGRDHWRKVMMAFLAGGGMQTGQMIGTTSDDAGEAKDRPIHVHEVFSTIYRNLGIDTASTTLADTNGRPQYLTDIRQPISELV